The window TTGTTCTCAGACTGGTTCAGAATTCAGGTTGTGCATTGTAAACAATGATCTTTACTGTTCACTTTTTAAATATAgcaatgttattattaataataaaacctgtCAGAGGAGCTAGTTATTGTCAGAGATGTGTCAGTgtgattttttgtttctttcactGTGTTTCACAAAATATCATTACAGTCAAAACCATAACATATTACTTTAGGACATATTGTTCAGCACCAATCAAACTGTATTTGGGTGACCGAAAGAAGAGGTTTTAGTTGGGTGACCAAAAATAAGATTAAGACAAATAATGAATTATACCCATCATAAAGCATTAAAATTACTTAAATGTTCCCCAAACACTCTACTGATGGAGACAGAACAATAATTCACAAGAGAATTAATATTCCCTATAAAAAGACACTGGTTAGGAATGCAAATCATATGttgcttttaaaatattgttgttCATTGTACTCATTGTGGCTATGCTTAGTTTGTAAATATAATTATCATaggatattatataatattataattgaGCCTGTTCCCTTTTAAGtgtcaaaatacatttataaagaaaaagtaaatactGCTGCATTCCAAAAGtggacagtaagtaactagaacTGAAGAACATTTCTGGACtttggaataaataaattgaagaaaaaaaagatgctgtGCAAATGTTGTAGCTGTCCTGCTAGTGCCGTTTGTTGCTGTTAACACTCAGCATCCATGCTGCTGTTTGCTGTGTTGGTACTGTCTGCTGAGGAGCCGATAATCACCTGTGGGTCCTCGTGCTGCGCTGGGTGGCTAAGGCCACTGTGCTGTTTACTTTTCTCCTGCTCTTCATGCTTAAGCTCTCTGAAACACACCATGAAAGATGTTTGAGCTTTATAGTTGTTACGGAACGGTTCTGCATGGACCAAATTGTagaatgaaaaataacaaaGGGCTTGGATGTGTTTTGTACACTTGAAAAAAGTTCGGCTCGAACTGCGTTTTATATCTTTGTTTTAGTTTCTTTCCTCCACTTTCTTTCTGCTTTacctttcactttcttttcaaattatttttactattattttccatttacgCTTACCTCGAACAAAGCCCTGACATACCATAACTGTCACCCCTCTACAAAGGTGTGACAAAGGGTTGCAGCCAAGCAAGGCTGGAGAATTCTGGGCAACAGAGCGCTCTCGCACAGCCACTCTGTGCACCACTGCCGACCTCTGCTGGCTGCTGGCAGTGTAGCGTGACGTCTTAAAATAGTGAACATACtagtactaccactactattatcacacacacacacacacacacactctctctctctctctctcacacacacacacacacacacacgcgcacacacacacacacaaacagcatcTTGAAGCTAAAACATTTTTCTCTATATAGAGATGACTGTAGAAGTAAGTTTACCGTGCAGAAGAACCACTGATGACCAATTCAGAGTGCTCTTTCTCTGAGAGAGATGTACACACAGCAGCATTTTGCTTGCTTCCATTTGGTTCTGTTCCCAAATCAGCACTGCTCCTGGGGCTGGAATCACTCCCTGAGAGAGAGCTGCTGCTCGGCCTGTCCGTGTCTTTTCCCGAGTCTGAACTGTGCCGGCCATTCAGACTATCAAATGAAGACACTTTGCTGATCTGACCTTCCACCTCATCTATAAAGGTATGAGAGCAATCCAATCAAAATTggctaaatgtttatttttatttttttttaatgataaaggAGGCACTTGTAAGGTTTAAACTGCTTGGATTAAGTACTGTTTTGAGATTAATCAGACTTGTGGTATTGGAtagcaacatttaaaaaaaaatacaccttcAGTTCATTTCCAATTAAACATTATGATTgtactaaatatttaaataaatgtgtttttacatttaatgaattagatcttcaaataaataacattcataAAAACAATCCACATCACATAGACAATCATGCATGgataatatacaatattaagTTAACATAATATAACACATTAATGCTAAGATTAATTTGCTCAAGCACACTAAAATGTACCCTGACATTGGCTTTCAACATCAAGACTAACCTGCTGAAGCTGGTTCACAGGCCTGCTTGCGTCTCCTCCTGAGAATCACTTCCAGTTCACTGTCCTTCTTAACAGGCAATGTCTCCTGGAAGCCACGACTGGGACTCTTTTTCACTGCATCCTgtgaaatcaaatgaaaaacCATGAATCTCACATACTCCAATGTACATGGTCATATAGAATTACTTTCATTTGTCATACACAGTgcagatgaagaaaaataaagtaccAGGATGCCTTTTAGCTCCTCCATAGCACTCTCCTGGTGCTTCTCCTCACTAGCTGGACTTAGCTGTTGAACAGaaagtacatacagtactgtgtggcatttaaaaaacaatgatTTGGTTGCACAGAACACTGTTAAGCTACATATGttcttatatatgtatatatatatatatatatatatatatatatatatatatatatatatatatatatatatataattctatatTCTaaatcttttatattttatactcaAATGATATGATATACAAGAAAGGCATAGACAGTTTCTGACACTGAAGCACTGAACAGATGGTATATACTAAAATCCTGACTATGTGTCCAACCTATTGATTTTAACCCTATGAGACAGTGTGTTGTCATAGAGGCTCAGTCATTCAATGCCTTAAACACAATCAATTTACTCTCACCATTTGAAATGTCCACCTACAACACAAGCTTAATAATGATTCTATTCCTCGGGGAGCATGACCAAATAGTCCTTTTCTAAAAGAACTTCATTTATCAGGCTTACCACTTACCTTTGAAACAAATCTCTGCAGATGTGCCAGTCAATTCAGCAGGTCACATGCagaacaaatataagattaccAATCATGAATCAGAACATACGGTAAAATACAGAGCACTGAACAACTATCCACTTAATGAAGACACTGAGCATCACCTTTGTGTCCTGTCCTTTCACAGGTCTGAGAACCACCCCATGTTTGATCCTTTCCATCATTTCATTCACAGCCTTTACTTTGACATCATCCGCAGCTTCTGGCACTGCACAAAGAAAATCCAACATTTGGCAGGTCAAGTCAGAACATAAGAAAAGCCAGGGCTACATAGAATAATGTGCTGTTTGTACTGCGTGGGGCCAAAAGCAACGTCACCTGGAGCCTGCTCTAATTTTGGAGAGCCTTTTCCTGTCTTGGAAGATTTCCTCATGATTGCGATGAGGGAGCTGTTCGACAAAGAATTGTGTATAAAGGGAAAATCAAGAGTTCAGATTTGTGTCTACCATCAAACCACCATTTAAGTATATACTTCTTACTAACATTGCAagaataaatatgtatatacactcaccatccactttattaggaacacctgtacacttgctcaATTATGTAGTTAtctgatcagccaatcatgtcgcagcagcacaatgcataaaatcatacagatacaggtcaagagcttcagttaatgttcacatcaacgtcagaatgaataaaatttgtgatctctgtgactttaaccatggcgtGGTTGATGGTGCCAGATGGGcgggtttgagtatttcagaaactgcagatctcctgggattttcacacacaacagtctctagagtttacacaaaatgttgcgaaaagcaaaaaaacatcctgtgagtggaAGGTCTGCATgatgaaacaccttgttgatgagagagattagagaagaatgaccagactggtctgagctgacaggaagtctatagtaactcaaataatcactctttacaaccacggtgagcagaaaaacatctcagaacacacaacacatcaaaccttggggtggatggactacaacagcagaagaccacatcaggttccactcctgtcagtgaAGAACATGAATCCAAGGATATCattgggcacagactcacccaaactagacagttgaagaaTGGAAGACCAGGTAATTTagtttttctaatcttcaactgtccagtttgagtgagcctgtgcccatgatagcctcttcctgttcttggctgacaggagtggaacctgatgtgatgtgtttttcacaccattatgTGTAAACTCTCGTGTGTTAAACTCCCAGGAGATCAGAAGTTTCTGACctgaatctgcatgattttttgcattgcgttgctgccacatgattgccttaTTAAATAACTGtgtaaatgagcaggtgtacaggtgttcctaataaagtggatggtgagcgTATATTTCACAGGgtaatttaaaacatgtttgtggaCTAAAGGACATGAAGACTACAGTTGTCTATGGCCTGGCCCAAACCTTACCTGAGGGGGTTGCAGCGGGAgggaggtggtggtgggggagggggaggaggaggaggtggaggtggagggggctgaggaggaggagcaggggGAGGTGCAGTCCCAGGAGATGGAGCTGGCGATAATTCCCTTTTCCTCTGAGACTCCTGTAGCTCTTTCACTGCAGAAAACAAcaaggtgggtgggtgggggacTTATAAaatttctgatttgttaatttttaaatgCTATGCAGTCTTAATTTCTGAATATATGACTCATTCCTGGAGCAAAAGAAATTGTCAACATGAACAAACTGGTGCTAGTTAGCCTGATCTTGTTAGTTATCTCTAGTATATCTCCGTTGAAGATGCTGCAATGTTATATAGATAATAAAGATTAACTAACCATCAACCTGGCCTGATGATGGAGGTACAACTGAAACTAGAGACTATTTTCCCAGAATTACAGGATGTGAGCTCACCTCTGCTCTCCAAGTCACCACACTTTTTCACCTCCTGCTGGAGACGTTCttctgtgtcttttttttcctcatctaGTAACTCCAGCTGTTTCTGCAGCTGTTCTAGCTGCTTTCGCAAGGCACTCTGATCCAGCTCAACCTCCAAAGCCTTCAGCTACATAGAGAGAGGAAAAGGGAACTTGTAGGAATTACAAAGACATTTCATTGGGAATCAAGATTTATCCCTGCTCCATTTCTTAACATGTCAACCTCTGGAAGAGGTAATAAACCATAAACAATCAACACATAGCACATCCAGGATTAGACATGACAGTAAAGTGAGTTACAGTAAACAAatcaaaccaacaacaacaaaaaacttttgttaatagttttatatttactgtacagCAAATACTTAATCAATTGTTTAGATAAGACCCTATTCAAAACTTGCAGTTCTGTGGCGTGACATTGCAGACGGTCTGTCACCATTGCGGAATATTGATTTAACCTTGCCCAAAATTTGCATGCAAGCCCTGGGCAGCTGCGGATTTATTGATGTCCCACTAGCCGTACTTCACCCTGCACCTGTCTGCTTGGAACAGCAGTTCTGTCAGCAGGGCTACAGTCTGTCATTAACCTGGGAAcagctgattttattttctgatcCATGCCTGTCACCTGGCCCACAATGCTTTAGATAGCAATGTGAAAATATGTGAGCCGGTTTTGAGACCCATCTGTGAAAGTGCCAGTGGATTTCAGCACTTTCTGTAATGCTTTCTTGTAATGCACTTTCTGTAACACTCTATATTGTTTGAGAGCTGCTGGATTTCCCCTCTGATATTTTGAAGCTGTACTTAATGCAgtgctgtgtatatatactgtggAGGCAAGGCAAGACTCGCATCCTCTCATTTGTTATTGCTCCTCAAGGAAATGCTCAATCTGCTGAGCCTGCAAACACAGAGCAACTGAGGTGCAATgctcagaaataaaaataaaaaacactactGAATTGTTGGCCTACTGAGCAAAATACACTCATAACAGATCTACAAGGCACACATCTGGGGACACTGACTTTTAAAGTCATTTTGATTAATCCTTTGCTCAACTGTAGCATTTTACTCTTCAGCTTTACCCTTAAATAGCACATTAGggtatttgtgtttatatatgtacaccTCTTATTTAAACATCATTCATGGTAGAGCTTGTCAATATGACAATACAATATTGAAATCACAAGAAATTACTTCACAGTGCGCTTTTCTGAATGGACTGTTGGTATCATCAGTAATTTTTCAACATTGTCCACCCCTGTTGTCATGTTCAGTAATGAGTAACTGATTAATTAAccaactgttattattttgtatcaGATGCTTAGGCTTTCCTTTTTCTGTAAGTTTTAAAATGCAGCACTGATATTTGCTTAGACTTGTTATCAAACCTATATATTATGATACATATCTTTGTGGCAGCGGGGGCGTGGTCTAGTGCAGCttgtgaatggagggcagaGTCTGGGAGAAGGAGTGGGTAATTTTATGAATGAGCATACACCTGTGTGTGATTAACAATGATCtatttatatactgtgtgtgtgtgtcttgcagtAACGTGCTGCATGCCAAGTAGAGAGAGCTGGTGGTGCAGTGCAACAGTAGTTTCCTGCTGagcttgtgtgcatgtgtgaaattTGAAGCAGTTAAAAAGATTGCCATGCAGAAAGCCCAATAATAAACATAAGCTGGCATTCTCTCATACCGGCCTACTGAGTTCTCATTCTCCTCACACCAACCAGGGTGTCACAATCATACAGTATATCTTGTGACATGCTATTTGACAGTATAAGGGTTTTCTGCTGGTGACGACAGTGAGATGGTCTACCTTTTCTTGGTGCTGCAGACGTTCCTGCTCCAGTGTTTTGGTTACATTTGCTACATCCTCCAGTGCTTTGAGCAGCTGAACACTGGGATCTGCCTGCTGCAGGAGAATCATGCTCTGCCTGTTAGCTTCTTTTTGCTTCACCAACATCTAAAGAAGGAAAAACAAGACCATCAACTTTCCGCTCTGAACATTCCAGTTCCAACTGAAGtccaaaacaaaaatgtgtttgtaGAATTATCTGTCCTTAAAACTGAAATCAGATCAGTTACAACAAATAATGGCACAATAGGAACCATGAAATGTATTATGACAGGTGTTTAGAAAAACAGTTTACGTTAAACAGGTCGTAATACTAGTGATGTATGTATTTATCAGTAAGAACTATCACATCATACCTCATGTGCATAGGTCTCTGCCTTCTCCCTCAGGCTCTGCTCCAGATCCAACTGTTCCTTCAGTCCTTCATATTCATTAGCAGCCAT is drawn from Ictalurus furcatus strain D&B chromosome 8, Billie_1.0, whole genome shotgun sequence and contains these coding sequences:
- the shtn3 gene encoding shootin-1, with product MEAGGGGEQGEAHRVKTECLRLTEERDEAERQLKHIKRVSQMVIEEVNVLQTQLEIEKSCRENAEALATKLNCENKKLKYLSLSSRPCLDELLPSISDCISLEEEGDPQEHSPDPYTQYQQQVKDLQETVNTLLEEKKQLVCQLQEQKRQIEELTALTVKEQAEMKEFYKTIEQQSKTIKRFNRVSMMAANEYEGLKEQLDLEQSLREKAETYAHEMLVKQKEANRQSMILLQQADPSVQLLKALEDVANVTKTLEQERLQHQEKLKALEVELDQSALRKQLEQLQKQLELLDEEKKDTEERLQQEVKKCGDLESRVKELQESQRKRELSPAPSPGTAPPPAPPPQPPPPPPPPPPPPPPPPPSRCNPLSSLIAIMRKSSKTGKGSPKLEQAPVPEAADDVKVKAVNEMMERIKHGVVLRPVKGQDTKVMLSLSPASEEKHQESAMEELKGILDAVKKSPSRGFQETLPVKKDSELEVILRRRRKQACEPASADEVEGQISKVSSFDSLNGRHSSDSGKDTDRPSSSSLSGSDSSPRSSADLGTEPNGSKQNAAVCTSLSEKEHSELVISGSSARELKHEEQEKSKQHSGLSHPAQHEDPQVIIGSSADSTNTANSSMDAEC